The proteins below are encoded in one region of Equus caballus isolate H_3958 breed thoroughbred chromosome 18, TB-T2T, whole genome shotgun sequence:
- the LOC102149070 gene encoding serine protease 58 isoform X2, which produces MNCLFPVFTILTVTATTTIILTATLAQAKSVQQLNQMNIKTVPTFLIFLNSEYEPCLGTLIHKQWVLTAAHCFLPFLEIDLAASKERSFQNKIWNLRPVLTVQHPDFTRVSAEHDLMLIKLNHPLELNDQVKLAVLPNTTDDRRGDKCTVSGWGWAWNNANTVPDVQRNQTVFWFHNENCRTSSVRQIPVKITENMFCAGSSLQVTHSCKEIAAAPILCGDQLHGILSWKEGCVLRGDIGYYTKVSHYTDWILKVIQTN; this is translated from the exons ATGAACTGCCTCTTTCCAGTCTTCACCATTCTCACAGTGACTG CAACAACAACGATAATCCTAACAGCAACACTAGCACAAGCAAAATCAGTCCAGCAACTCAATCAGATGAACATCAAAACTGTACCAACCTTTTTGATTTTCCTGAACTCAGAATATGAGCCTTGTTTGGGGACCCTGATTCACAAACAATGGGTTCTCACCGCAGCCCACTGCTTCTTACC ATTTCTGGAGATAGACCTTGCTGCTTCAAAAGAAAGGAGTTTCCAAAACAAGATCTGGAACTTAAGACCCGTGCTTACTGTCCAACACCCAGATTTCACCCGGGTTTCTGCTGAGCATGACCTCATGCTCATCAAGCTGAACCATCCCCTAGAGCTCAATGATCAGGTGAAGCTGGCGGTTCTGCCCAATACCACAGATGACAGAAGAGGGGACAAGTGCACTGTctctggctggggctgggcctggaatAATGCTA ACACAGTCCCTGATGTCCAGAGAAACCAGACTGTCTTTTGGTTCCATAATGAAAATTGCCGCACGTCCTCTGTAAGACAAATTCCTGTTAAAATCACAGAGAACATGTTCTGTGCGGGATCATCTCTGCAGGTCACACACTCATGTAAG GAAATAGCTGCTGCCCCAATCCTGTGCGGAGATCAGCTACATGGGATCCTATCCTGGAAAGAAGGGTGTGTTCTGAGAGGTGATATTGGCTACTACACCAAGGTTTCCCACTATACGGACTGGATCCTCAAAGTCATCCAGACCAACTGA
- the LOC102149070 gene encoding serine protease 58 isoform X3: protein MNIKTVPTFLIFLNSEYEPCLGTLIHKQWVLTAAHCFLPFLEIDLAASKERSFQNKIWNLRPVLTVQHPDFTRVSAEHDLMLIKLNHPLELNDQVKLAVLPNTTDDRRGDKCTVSGWGWAWNNANTVPDVQRNQTVFWFHNENCRTSSVRQIPVKITENMFCAGSSLQVTHSCKEIAAAPILCGDQLHGILSWKEGCVLRGDIGYYTKVSHYTDWILKVIQTN from the exons ATGAACATCAAAACTGTACCAACCTTTTTGATTTTCCTGAACTCAGAATATGAGCCTTGTTTGGGGACCCTGATTCACAAACAATGGGTTCTCACCGCAGCCCACTGCTTCTTACC ATTTCTGGAGATAGACCTTGCTGCTTCAAAAGAAAGGAGTTTCCAAAACAAGATCTGGAACTTAAGACCCGTGCTTACTGTCCAACACCCAGATTTCACCCGGGTTTCTGCTGAGCATGACCTCATGCTCATCAAGCTGAACCATCCCCTAGAGCTCAATGATCAGGTGAAGCTGGCGGTTCTGCCCAATACCACAGATGACAGAAGAGGGGACAAGTGCACTGTctctggctggggctgggcctggaatAATGCTA ACACAGTCCCTGATGTCCAGAGAAACCAGACTGTCTTTTGGTTCCATAATGAAAATTGCCGCACGTCCTCTGTAAGACAAATTCCTGTTAAAATCACAGAGAACATGTTCTGTGCGGGATCATCTCTGCAGGTCACACACTCATGTAAG GAAATAGCTGCTGCCCCAATCCTGTGCGGAGATCAGCTACATGGGATCCTATCCTGGAAAGAAGGGTGTGTTCTGAGAGGTGATATTGGCTACTACACCAAGGTTTCCCACTATACGGACTGGATCCTCAAAGTCATCCAGACCAACTGA
- the LOC102149070 gene encoding serine protease 58 isoform X1, whose protein sequence is MDSETVPRPMITDHLWEKLLSGKATTTIILTATLAQAKSVQQLNQMNIKTVPTFLIFLNSEYEPCLGTLIHKQWVLTAAHCFLPFLEIDLAASKERSFQNKIWNLRPVLTVQHPDFTRVSAEHDLMLIKLNHPLELNDQVKLAVLPNTTDDRRGDKCTVSGWGWAWNNANTVPDVQRNQTVFWFHNENCRTSSVRQIPVKITENMFCAGSSLQVTHSCKEIAAAPILCGDQLHGILSWKEGCVLRGDIGYYTKVSHYTDWILKVIQTN, encoded by the exons ATGGACTCAGAGACAGTTCCCAGGCCTATGATAACTGACCATCTTTGGGAGAAGCTGCTATCAGGAAAAG CAACAACAACGATAATCCTAACAGCAACACTAGCACAAGCAAAATCAGTCCAGCAACTCAATCAGATGAACATCAAAACTGTACCAACCTTTTTGATTTTCCTGAACTCAGAATATGAGCCTTGTTTGGGGACCCTGATTCACAAACAATGGGTTCTCACCGCAGCCCACTGCTTCTTACC ATTTCTGGAGATAGACCTTGCTGCTTCAAAAGAAAGGAGTTTCCAAAACAAGATCTGGAACTTAAGACCCGTGCTTACTGTCCAACACCCAGATTTCACCCGGGTTTCTGCTGAGCATGACCTCATGCTCATCAAGCTGAACCATCCCCTAGAGCTCAATGATCAGGTGAAGCTGGCGGTTCTGCCCAATACCACAGATGACAGAAGAGGGGACAAGTGCACTGTctctggctggggctgggcctggaatAATGCTA ACACAGTCCCTGATGTCCAGAGAAACCAGACTGTCTTTTGGTTCCATAATGAAAATTGCCGCACGTCCTCTGTAAGACAAATTCCTGTTAAAATCACAGAGAACATGTTCTGTGCGGGATCATCTCTGCAGGTCACACACTCATGTAAG GAAATAGCTGCTGCCCCAATCCTGTGCGGAGATCAGCTACATGGGATCCTATCCTGGAAAGAAGGGTGTGTTCTGAGAGGTGATATTGGCTACTACACCAAGGTTTCCCACTATACGGACTGGATCCTCAAAGTCATCCAGACCAACTGA
- the LOC102149070 gene encoding serine protease 58 isoform X5, with product MDSETVPRPMITDHLWEKLLSGKATTTIILTATLAQAKSVQQLNQMNIKTVPTFLIFLNSEYEPCLGTLIHKQWVLTAAHCFLPFLEIDLAASKERSFQNKIWNLRPVLTVQHPDFTRVSAEHDLMLIKLNHPLELNDQEIAAAPILCGDQLHGILSWKEGCVLRGDIGYYTKVSHYTDWILKVIQTN from the exons ATGGACTCAGAGACAGTTCCCAGGCCTATGATAACTGACCATCTTTGGGAGAAGCTGCTATCAGGAAAAG CAACAACAACGATAATCCTAACAGCAACACTAGCACAAGCAAAATCAGTCCAGCAACTCAATCAGATGAACATCAAAACTGTACCAACCTTTTTGATTTTCCTGAACTCAGAATATGAGCCTTGTTTGGGGACCCTGATTCACAAACAATGGGTTCTCACCGCAGCCCACTGCTTCTTACC ATTTCTGGAGATAGACCTTGCTGCTTCAAAAGAAAGGAGTTTCCAAAACAAGATCTGGAACTTAAGACCCGTGCTTACTGTCCAACACCCAGATTTCACCCGGGTTTCTGCTGAGCATGACCTCATGCTCATCAAGCTGAACCATCCCCTAGAGCTCAATGATCAG GAAATAGCTGCTGCCCCAATCCTGTGCGGAGATCAGCTACATGGGATCCTATCCTGGAAAGAAGGGTGTGTTCTGAGAGGTGATATTGGCTACTACACCAAGGTTTCCCACTATACGGACTGGATCCTCAAAGTCATCCAGACCAACTGA
- the LOC102149070 gene encoding serine protease 58 isoform X4 — MDSETVPRPMITDHLWEKLLSGKATTTIILTATLAQAKSVQQLNQMNIKTVPTFLIFLNSEYEPCLGTLIHKQWVLTAAHCFLPFLEIDLAASKERSFQNKIWNLRPVLTVQHPDFTRVSAEHDLMLIKLNHPLELNDQVKLAVLPNTTDDRRGDKCTVSGWGWAWNNANTVPDVQRNQTVFWFHNENCRTSSVRQIPVKITENMFCAGSSLQVTHS, encoded by the exons ATGGACTCAGAGACAGTTCCCAGGCCTATGATAACTGACCATCTTTGGGAGAAGCTGCTATCAGGAAAAG CAACAACAACGATAATCCTAACAGCAACACTAGCACAAGCAAAATCAGTCCAGCAACTCAATCAGATGAACATCAAAACTGTACCAACCTTTTTGATTTTCCTGAACTCAGAATATGAGCCTTGTTTGGGGACCCTGATTCACAAACAATGGGTTCTCACCGCAGCCCACTGCTTCTTACC ATTTCTGGAGATAGACCTTGCTGCTTCAAAAGAAAGGAGTTTCCAAAACAAGATCTGGAACTTAAGACCCGTGCTTACTGTCCAACACCCAGATTTCACCCGGGTTTCTGCTGAGCATGACCTCATGCTCATCAAGCTGAACCATCCCCTAGAGCTCAATGATCAGGTGAAGCTGGCGGTTCTGCCCAATACCACAGATGACAGAAGAGGGGACAAGTGCACTGTctctggctggggctgggcctggaatAATGCTA ACACAGTCCCTGATGTCCAGAGAAACCAGACTGTCTTTTGGTTCCATAATGAAAATTGCCGCACGTCCTCTGTAAGACAAATTCCTGTTAAAATCACAGAGAACATGTTCTGTGCGGGATCATCTCTGCAGGTCACACACTCAT GA